Below is a window of Mycoplasma sp. Mirounga ES2805-ORL DNA.
ATAAAAGGTGCTGTATAAGGATTATTATTATCTTTTAATTTATATCTATAAACATCACCGGTAATATACCAAGATTTGATATCTAAAAAAGTCATAAATAATTCAAACACCCTAGCATATGTTTCACAAACACCGTTAACTTTATCTAACAGCTTAGGACTTTGGTAAAAAACAGAAGGATTTCTTATTCCAAAATCTGGTATTCTTGTTTTTATTTCTTTTTCCGTTCGTTCAAAATCATAATTTATTTTTCAAATAATGAAATTATGAACTGATCTAATTATTTGTTCTTCTGTAAAGTTTTTAGAAATGATAAAGGGAATGACTTTTAATACATAATTCTTCAAAGGAATTCATTCTTCTTTTAAATGTCTATATCCTAAATCAATGCCTATCCATTCCTTATTTATTTTGTCATAACGAATGGTCATTCCCTTCGTTCTTGCATTTCCGCCCATATAACCTAAATAACTATTATCACTAGCTATCTTGAACAATTCGTACTTTCAAAGAGAATTTTGAATTTCTTCATCTCTAATTTTTAAGTCATTAATATTTTTATTTATATGTTTTTCAACAAATGATTTATGCTTGCTGTTTAAATTTCAAGTAAATTTTATTGGTTTGTTATTGTCATCCAACCCGCCTTTTTCCAATAGTAGTTTTCTAGTATCTAATGTTCGTTCATCAACGTTTTTAAATATGTCTAAATTTTTAACATTTGGAACATAACCATCTTTTGTAAAATCAAACGCTAGATCTCTATTTTTTATTTGTAAATCAACAAATTTTTCAACATCTTTTAACACATTAAATACATAAAAACCACCGACAAATTTATAATACTTATCAAAACTCTCTTTATCGTTTTTAGCTATAAATGTGTTGATTATAGTTCTAAAATGATTGAATTCATTTCACTCAATATAGTATGTTGCACTAGAAATATATTCTTTTACAAATTTATTAGACTTTTCTTGGGATTTTAGGAATTCTTTAATCGACTCAGTGAACATCGGATTGTTTGCGAAAATATTAAAATTGTTTTTTACTATGTTTTCAACTTCAAAATATAAATCAATAAAGTTATTTCAGACTTGATCAACTTCTTTTTTAGAGTTATTATCTACTTTTCAAGATTCATTTACCTTGTCAAAAATAGATTCAAATTTTTTAATGCTTTTGATCTTGTCTTGATTAACTTTAACTAAATCTTGTTTATATTGAGTAATTGTTTCATAAGGAACACTACGAGATATTTTTTTATTTACTTTTCCATAATATGAATCTTTAACATCAAATTTTGAAGGTTTAAACTCTATCTTTTCATTTTGCTTATTATCTTTGTCTTCTTCTTTGCTGTGATTAATTTTGTCAAATATTAGTTTAGAGCTAATTAAACCAAAATCTTTTTGAAGATATGTTTTATTATTTATAGTTTTTAATAATTTAAATTCTCAATGAATTAAATTAGCTTTTCGGTCAACTTTAGATTTAGTAATAATTAGATAATAACCTTTTTGCAAGCCTTTATATTTAAAATCATTGATTTCTGTATTAAGTCATTTATCGTAGCTAAGGTCTTCAAATACTAAATCTTTAATTGCTTTTCTAACATCTTCATCTGAAAGAAAATCATGAAAAATAATTTTTACTTTCTTGTCATCATAATTGTCAACCAATTTGCAAGAGGTTAATGATACTATCGGAATAAAAATCGAAGGGAATAATACTAACGATTTTCTCATTTTTCATTTCATAAATTATCCTTTTATAAATCTTTTTTATTATTATGTTTTTTACTTCTATATATTCCCATTCTAGCATTGAAACATTTTTAAAAAATAAATAAAAAAAATTACTTTTAAATTATCCATTTGCAATAACGTATATCATTATGTATTTAAAATTCTAATTGTTGGTATTGAATTATTAAAATTTATTCATTATTTATCATTATTTACTAATCTTTATAAAAAGATTATCGAAAAAATAGTCAATAATTTAATTTTAAAAACATATATTTTTATGGTAATATTTTTATTAGTTGCAAATGTAGTTTAATGGTAAAACTCTAGCTTGCCATGCTAGTAACGGGAGTTCGATTCTCCTCATTTGCTCCAAATGAGTAAAATCACCGAATAGACAGCAAAGCTGTTTTTTATTATTTTTTTTAAATTTAATTTATGTAAAAACTATTCCAAAAATGATGTTTTTGTTTCTTGCATTACCAGGTTATTTATATTTCTCACTTAATAAATTTATGTAAGAAATATTAGAAACATAAATATAACTTTTGAAATCATTTTAAATAATATAAAGTTATTTGTTTGGTGGGTATTAAATAATATGAATAATAATAATAATAGCGACAAAAAACAATAACATTATTTTAAAAATTAATAATGTTAGCAAAATTACAAAACAAAAAAATATTAAAAAATGTAAGTTTCAATATTTTGAAACACAGATTCCATGTTTTTATTGGAAAAAATGGTTCGGGTAAGTCAACAACTTTAAATATCATTACAAACAACTATATAAAATGGACTGGTGAATTTTTATTTAAGGAAAAAAACTTGAAAATAATACTAATAAAAGTATTCTCTTTTTTTAAAACTAAATTCAATTATCCAGTACATTTAAATGTTATAAATTATTTGGTTAAATAAATAAAGATTTTTAATGGGAAAATCATAGACAAAGCAGAAATTATCAAAAAGCTAAAAGAATATTCAATGGATGGATCGGAAAATAAAATGATAAGTTTTTTGTTATCTGGAGAAAAAAAGAAAATAACTTTAATTTTAGCTAAACTTGCTAAACAGGAATTATTAATAATGAAAGAACCAGAAGCTAATCTAGATCCATCTTCAACACTACTTTATATAAAAATTATATGAACCCGGTTTACAAAATATGACAGTTTTTATATCTACACATTTAATAAATGAAGTAAAAGAGTTTGTAAATTATGCTACTTTTATAAAAAAACGTAGAAATAAAATAAACCAAACAAATTAACTCAGGAAAAGAGTTTGTTAAAACTTATGAAAAAAACGTTTTAGAAGGAATGCGTTATGAAAAAAATAATTAATAAAACATTTTATTATTTAATAGGCAATATCTTTCAATTATCATTTTTATTTAGAAATGCTGTCCTTAAACTATATTCACTAGTCTATTTATAGTATTGTATTTATCATTTGACGATTATTCAATCAAATATATTCCGGAACTTTACTACAAAAATCCAGATAAAACTAATTTCTTTGGTGTAAATTGATTAAACTCTAGCTATGAATATAAATGGTCTTCAGATTTAACAAAAATAACTCCTATAAAAAAGGAAAAACTAACTTTCATTGAGTAAATATTACTTTCCTCAATAATAATATTATTTACTTAATATCAGGTTTGAGAAGAGCTTGATATTTTTTTATTAAGAAACTAAAATATAATTCTAATTTAGTAAAAGTAAATGAAATAATAATTTGTTTGTTGAATAAGTTTATTAATAGTTTTCGTTTTAATATTTCCTTGAAAAAGGAACTGAATAACTAATATAATGTATAGAAATCATCTAATATATTTAAAAAAGTCAAATATATTTATATATTAAAAGTTGGTTTAATAAATTTCATATAATTTAAAAATGCTCTTTTCTTACCTCTAAAAAGTTATCAATAAAATTAGTAAATTGTATTTTAAGTATTTAATAATTTAAATATTTTTTTAGTAGTTAATAATTTAATAGTCAATTCAAAAAAATTAAATAATAAAAAATAATAGTATCGGAAATTAATCATTTGCAAACAAAATAAAATAAACCTTATTCAACTTCAAAATGAATATATTACTTAGTTATATTCTTTGAATATATATAATTTATCAGTTTGCTTCAAAGCAAATAAAACAACATTATGATTTTCCAAAATAGTATACAGCATCCAAATCTGCTCATTTTAATTTATGCGTTTTTTAATTTTTAAAAATAATTTTGTTTTTATTTTTTTCTATATATAATATTAACGCTTTAATATCTTAAATAAGTTTTAAGATGCCGATTTAGCTCAGCGGTAGAGCAGCTGGCTGTTAACCAGTTGGTCGTTGGTTCGATCCCAATAATCGGCGCCATTTGGTCTGTTGGTGAAGCGGTTAACACACATGGTTTTCATCCATGCACGCACGGGTTCGATTCCCGTACAGACTACCATTTTGGAGGATTAGCTCAGCTGGGAGAGCGTCGCCCTTACAAGGCGGATGTCGTGGGTTCGAGTCCCTCATCCTCCACCATTTGTCCGAAGGGGCATTTTTTTTAACAAATTATTTATTAATCTTATTTATAAATTCTTGCAAGTCCTTTATAAATTTATCCAAGTTAGAATTAGTTTTGGTAGGTGTTTTAATTACCTTAAACTCACCATTAGGTTTTTTGTTATAAATTCAAACTTTATATAATAAATTGTTTGCAAAAACTTCATATATTTCTCTTTGATATAATGCTGGAGTATCTTCTCATAAATCACATAGTTTTAATTCATCTTCGGTTATTTCTAATATTTTTCCATAAATCTCATTATCCTTGCTAGGAATAATTCCAAAATAAGGAGTGCTATCAGCAAAAATTACAAAATTTTCAAGTTTTGCATCAATCATATCTATTTTTCTTTTAAAAATAGTCTTTTGTACGAATTCCTCTTGCAGTGTTCCATAGCTAAAAATATATGTGTTTTTTTTCATAAAAAAATAATATATTAATTATTTAAAAAATATAACTTTTAAAGTTCACAATTGTACAAAAAGTAATTAATAAAAATAGTCATTTTAAAATCTAAAAAATTTGATACAATGAATAAGCAATATTTAATTGCAGAAAGTAGATTTAATTCTCACCTGATGGCCAATAGCCTTGGGTCCTCGCTACAATTAAAAATAGATTTAATATTTTTATGTAGTTTGAGTGGGGAACCACTTTTACTTTTGTTTATCTAATAAAATTTTAAGGAGAATCTTATAAGAACACCTAATAAAAAACCAAAAGCTGAACATCACATTAATGAAAACATTCCATTTAATAAAGTTTTCTTGGTTGGTGCTGACGGCGAAAAAATCGGAGTTAAATTAACTCGCGAAGCAATAGAAATGGCCAAGGAACAACGATTAGATTTGGTACTAATCGGAGTTAATCCTAAGCCTATTGCACGTATTTTAGATTATGGAAAATATAAATACGAACGTAAAAAGAAAGAAAAAGCTGCCAAAGAAAAACAAACCATTATTCAAAATCGTCAAATAAGATTAACACCATTAATAGGTGAAAATGATCTTAAAGTTAAAGCTCGTAAAGCTCGTGAATTTTTACTTGATGGCGATAGAATAAAAATTAGTTTGAAATTTAGAGGGCGTGAAATGGCACGTCAAGAATTAGGACATGCTACTTTAGAAAACTTTTTCAAAGAAGTGGAAGATATTGCTGAAATAACAAAAGAACCTCTTTTAGTTAACAATAGATTCTTAGACATGTATATTCAACCCAACAAAATTAAGGTTGCTAAATACAAGAAAGAAAATAATATATTAGATAAAAAAACATCGTCTGACTCAGATGAAAGTGTTGTTGACAGCGAAGATAATAACAATGATGCCGATTTTGATGAAGAATAAAATTTATTTCATAAAGGAGGACATATGCCTAAAATGAAAACCAAAAGTGCGTTAAAAAAACGTATTAAAGTTACAGGAACAGGAAAAGTAATGTGTGAACAAGCTTATCGTTCACATTTAGCGCAAAATAAAACCACAAAACAAAAACGTCAAAGCCGTAAATCAGTTCAAATGAGTAGTGCCGATCTCAAAAGATTTAAACACTTAATTTAATAAAAATAATTTAAAAATAGAAGGAAGTACATAATGAGAGTTAAGGGCGGAACAGTTACAAGAGCTAGACGTAGAAAATGAATAAAATTAGCCAAAGGTTACTTTGGCCACAAATCAATTGGTTTTAAAGTAGCAAAACAAGCAGTTGTTAAATCATGAACATATGCTTTTAGAGATAGAAAACAAGTTAAAAGAGACTTTAGGAAATTATGAATTGCTCGTATAAATGCAGCAACTAGAGCTCATGGAGTTTCATATTCACAATTTATTAATGGTCTAAGAAAATCAAACATTACTATTAATAGAAAAATGCTAAGTGAATTAGCAATTAATGAACCTAAAGTATTTGAAAGCTTAATAGAAGTTTCTAAAAATCAAAAATAATATGCTTCGGCATATTTTTTATTTCTAATAATAGACACAGATAGTTAAAATGAATAATTAGAGCAATAAAGATATAAAATTTATACAAAAGATTTGGGAGAAAAAATGAAAATTAAACTTAATAAGATAATAAATGAAATGAATAGCGTTTTACTTGAACGCGATGAGTTAATTAAATTAACGTTTTTAGCTTTATTTTCCGGAGAATCTATATTATTATTAGGAAAACCTGGAATTGCAAAATCACTTTTAGCTAGGCAAATAAAAAATGCTCTTAAAAAATGTCAACATTTTGAATGTCTATTAAATAACTTTTCAACACCAGAAGAAATTTTTGGACCAATTAAACTTTCAGAACTTAATAATGATAAATTTGAACGTAAGATTGAAAAATATTTACCAACAGCAAATGTGGCTTTCTTGGATGAAATTTGAAAAGCTTCACCAGCAATTCAAAATACATTGCTAACTATCATTAATGAAAAAATATACAAAAACGGAGATAAAGAAATTAAATGTCCTCTTAAATTATTGATTGCTGCATCTAATGAATTGCCACAAGAAGGCATGGGTCTAGAAGCTCTTTATGATAGATTTTTAATTAGGTACTATGTAGACCCTATTATAAATGAAAATAATTTCATAAAGTTAATGAATAATAATAAAGAAAATATATCAATTCCCGAAAAAGAAAAAATAAGCTTTCAGGAAATAAATCAAATAATTAAGGATTCAGAATGTGTAAATATTCCAAATTCAATTTTCGATTTTGTACTCGATTATAGAAAAAAAATTATTAATGAACTAAACCAAAAAGCTCCATACATTTCAGATCGAAGGTGAAAGAAAATTTTTAGGCTTTTGAAAGTTAATGCATTTGTTTCTGAAAGAAATGAAGTTAATATAGCAGATTTAACCTTACTTCCTAATTTAATATGAGAAAACCCTTCACAAAAAAAATATCTTCAAAATATTTTTGATGAACTTTTTGTTGATTTAGTTTCTAGAAAAGTTAATATTTCATTTAATGAACTTAAAACAGGATTTGAAAAAATTGCAAGCGAAATAAGTACATATAATATTGATAAAACACCTATTTCTCTAGAAAAAAATAGATACAACGACCCAACTAAAAAAAGTGTTTTCTTCAAATTTATAAATAATGATCAAGATGAAGCATGTTGAATTCCTTTAATAAAAAATAGTAACAATAATAAATACGTTTATGACGAAAGAAATATATATGTTGGTTGTCACTATGGACACAATTCATATTATTATTTAACTGCTCAAAAAAGCGATAACTATTTAGAAGGACCTAGTTGAAAATACCTTGACAAAATAGATTTTCTAAATGAAATAATTGATGAAAAAAATGGTTGAAAAATGTATAAAACTTCACTCCTAGATGTTCAAACTGTTGACATAGATGAGATGAATAGACTTAAAAATGAACTTCTATCTCTTGATAAACATGCATCATATCTAAAAGAAGAAATTGCAAAAGAAGTAGACAAATTGAGGCAAATTAATTCAATTTTAAATAACTCATATCTAGAAACATTGAATTATGCAAATAATGCAATTATTGATTTTTTAAGTTACTTCAAAATTGAAAAAAATCACCTACTTGACAAAATTGAAATGATAATTAATACAAAAATTGATAAAGAATAATTATGAAACATATAACCTCCAACAATACTGAATTACTTAATAAACTAACTAAAAAAATTGAAGATTTTCTTTTCAAAGTGAAAAGAGGTTTTTTAAATACAATAAAAGATAAAGTTGAAAAAATTAGTGAAACAAAATTACAAAAAGAAATGAATGATAAAATTGACGAATTTTTCTATTCTGATGTTAGATTTGCTAAAAAATCAATGAGTAAAATTATTAATAAACTAAATTTTGATTTCAATAAAATAAACATTTCTAATCTTAATGAATGTATTTTTAAATTTAAAAAAATAACATGTGATTACAATAATATTCTTGATTCGTTACTATTAAACTTAAATAAGACATCAATTGACAGATTTAAGTATATTATAGGTAAATACATAATAACGCAATCCTTAAATGAATTTATTAAAAATTATAACTTAAAAAGAAAAGATAAAATAGATGAACTATATAAAAAAATGGATTTAATAGCAAAAATGACCAAAGGTATTGAAAGTTTTCAAAACATTTTTGGTAGGTTTTGAGACTTAAGTATTCACGATTTGCATGAGCTAGATTTAAGTTTTATTAGGGAGCTTGAATACCTAATGAAAAATAATTCATTTATTCCAAAAATTGCCGAACTTATCGGAAGGCTTGCCTCAAAAAATAAAGAATATGAAGAAAATATAATTAAAGAATATATTTTTACTCCCTCTAAAAAATATTTATCTTATTCTCCCTCAAACATCGTGGGAGTAACAATTGGTAGCGAGATTTCATCTGTCCTGTCACATCAACTAGGTCTAAGAAATATAGATGAACAGAAAATTTTATTTAATAAATTATTTACCGAAAAACAACTAATTATGTTTGATTTAAAAGATAAAAATTTAGAAAAAATTGAGGTTAATAAAATTCAAAGAATTATTAAAAAAGACTCATTGGGACCAATAATTATTGTAATTGATACATCAGGGTCTATGCACGGTGAGCCCGAAACACTTGCCAAAGCTTTTGCATTAGCACTTATTAAAATCGCGAATAAGGATAATAGAAGATGTTTTATCATTAGTTTTTCTACAGCGACAATTGACTTTGAAGTTACTAACTTATCAAGTTCTTGAAAAAGATTATACAAATTTTTATCGCAAACCTTCAGCGGAGGTACAGATATTAATCCAGCAGTTAAAGTAGCTATTAAAAAAGTAAATGAAAAAGAATATAAAAACGCAGATGTTATATTTA
It encodes the following:
- a CDS encoding ATP-binding cassette domain-containing protein, translated to MLAKLQNKKILKNVSFNILKHRFHVFIGKNGSGKSTTLNIITNNYIKWTGEFLFKEKNLKIILIKVFSFFKTKFNYPVHLNVINYLVK
- a CDS encoding gamma-glutamylcyclotransferase family protein — encoded protein: MKKNTYIFSYGTLQEEFVQKTIFKRKIDMIDAKLENFVIFADSTPYFGIIPSKDNEIYGKILEITEDELKLCDLWEDTPALYQREIYEVFANNLLYKVWIYNKKPNGEFKVIKTPTKTNSNLDKFIKDLQEFINKINK
- the infC gene encoding translation initiation factor IF-3 → MNENIPFNKVFLVGADGEKIGVKLTREAIEMAKEQRLDLVLIGVNPKPIARILDYGKYKYERKKKEKAAKEKQTIIQNRQIRLTPLIGENDLKVKARKAREFLLDGDRIKISLKFRGREMARQELGHATLENFFKEVEDIAEITKEPLLVNNRFLDMYIQPNKIKVAKYKKENNILDKKTSSDSDESVVDSEDNNNDADFDEE
- the rpmI gene encoding 50S ribosomal protein L35, with product MPKMKTKSALKKRIKVTGTGKVMCEQAYRSHLAQNKTTKQKRQSRKSVQMSSADLKRFKHLI
- the rplT gene encoding 50S ribosomal protein L20 — protein: MRVKGGTVTRARRRKWIKLAKGYFGHKSIGFKVAKQAVVKSWTYAFRDRKQVKRDFRKLWIARINAATRAHGVSYSQFINGLRKSNITINRKMLSELAINEPKVFESLIEVSKNQK
- a CDS encoding AAA family ATPase; amino-acid sequence: MKIKLNKIINEMNSVLLERDELIKLTFLALFSGESILLLGKPGIAKSLLARQIKNALKKCQHFECLLNNFSTPEEIFGPIKLSELNNDKFERKIEKYLPTANVAFLDEIWKASPAIQNTLLTIINEKIYKNGDKEIKCPLKLLIAASNELPQEGMGLEALYDRFLIRYYVDPIINENNFIKLMNNNKENISIPEKEKISFQEINQIIKDSECVNIPNSIFDFVLDYRKKIINELNQKAPYISDRRWKKIFRLLKVNAFVSERNEVNIADLTLLPNLIWENPSQKKYLQNIFDELFVDLVSRKVNISFNELKTGFEKIASEISTYNIDKTPISLEKNRYNDPTKKSVFFKFINNDQDEACWIPLIKNSNNNKYVYDERNIYVGCHYGHNSYYYLTAQKSDNYLEGPSWKYLDKIDFLNEIIDEKNGWKMYKTSLLDVQTVDIDEMNRLKNELLSLDKHASYLKEEIAKEVDKLRQINSILNNSYLETLNYANNAIIDFLSYFKIEKNHLLDKIEMIINTKIDKE
- a CDS encoding VWA domain-containing protein; translation: MKHITSNNTELLNKLTKKIEDFLFKVKRGFLNTIKDKVEKISETKLQKEMNDKIDEFFYSDVRFAKKSMSKIINKLNFDFNKINISNLNECIFKFKKITCDYNNILDSLLLNLNKTSIDRFKYIIGKYIITQSLNEFIKNYNLKRKDKIDELYKKMDLIAKMTKGIESFQNIFGRFWDLSIHDLHELDLSFIRELEYLMKNNSFIPKIAELIGRLASKNKEYEENIIKEYIFTPSKKYLSYSPSNIVGVTIGSEISSVLSHQLGLRNIDEQKILFNKLFTEKQLIMFDLKDKNLEKIEVNKIQRIIKKDSLGPIIIVIDTSGSMHGEPETLAKAFALALIKIANKDNRRCFIISFSTATIDFEVTNLSSSWKRLYKFLSQTFSGGTDINPAVKVAIKKVNEKEYKNADVIFISDMIINEFESKHIEEIKKAKKRNVRFHSLTIGNSENKLTTRYFDSNWVYDGSQESIEHIIYDLNKALDIKQK